From the genome of Gemmatimonadota bacterium, one region includes:
- the trmFO gene encoding methylenetetrahydrofolate--tRNA-(uracil(54)-C(5))-methyltransferase (FADH(2)-oxidizing) TrmFO: MQKPESAIHIVGGGLAGSEAAWQLAERGHDVVLHEMRPVQGTAAHKTDRLAELVCSNTFKSTELSNAHGLLKAEMRALGSIILVAADDARVAAGSALAVDRDVFAAGVHERLHAHPRVTVVREEVTELPSPGIIATGPLTSDALATAIRARLGGDALAFYDAIAPIIAIDSIDPALVFRASRYDKETMAGADEAGAYLNCPFNRDEYEAFIDALGAADQFHGHDFDQAPYFEGCMPAEEMVKRGRDTLRFGPMKPVGLTDPRTGRRPWAVLQLRREDRAGQMWNMVGFQTRLRIPEQQRVFRMVPGLAEAEFLRYGSIHRNSYLNTPASLTPHLSLKDDPQVLFAGQLTGVEGYTESSATGLLAGINLSRMLRGEPAVVPPPLTMLGALYRYLREADPRHFQPMNANFGLMEELPDPPRDKRLKKERISARALGALATWMAEVGIGAVEAGRER, encoded by the coding sequence ATGCAGAAGCCCGAAAGCGCGATCCACATCGTCGGCGGCGGCCTGGCCGGAAGCGAAGCCGCCTGGCAGTTGGCGGAGCGCGGCCACGACGTGGTGCTGCACGAGATGCGGCCGGTGCAGGGGACGGCGGCGCACAAGACCGATCGCCTCGCCGAACTGGTCTGCTCCAACACGTTCAAGAGCACCGAGCTCTCCAACGCGCACGGGCTGCTCAAGGCCGAGATGCGCGCGCTGGGGTCGATCATCCTTGTCGCCGCTGACGACGCGCGCGTCGCCGCGGGCTCGGCGCTCGCCGTGGATCGCGACGTCTTTGCGGCCGGTGTGCACGAGCGGCTGCACGCACACCCGCGCGTGACCGTCGTGCGCGAAGAGGTGACCGAGCTGCCGTCGCCGGGGATCATCGCCACGGGGCCGCTGACGTCGGATGCGCTGGCGACGGCGATTCGCGCGCGGCTCGGGGGCGATGCGCTGGCGTTCTACGACGCGATCGCCCCGATCATCGCCATCGACTCCATCGATCCGGCGCTCGTCTTTCGCGCCTCGCGCTACGACAAGGAGACGATGGCGGGGGCCGACGAGGCGGGGGCGTACCTCAACTGCCCGTTCAATCGCGACGAGTACGAGGCGTTCATCGACGCGTTAGGCGCGGCGGACCAGTTCCACGGCCACGACTTCGACCAGGCGCCGTACTTCGAGGGGTGCATGCCGGCGGAGGAGATGGTCAAGCGCGGGCGCGATACGCTGCGCTTCGGGCCCATGAAGCCGGTGGGGCTCACCGACCCGCGCACGGGGCGCCGCCCGTGGGCCGTGTTGCAGCTGCGGCGCGAGGATCGCGCCGGGCAGATGTGGAACATGGTCGGCTTCCAGACGCGCCTCCGCATCCCGGAGCAGCAGCGCGTCTTTCGCATGGTGCCGGGGCTCGCGGAGGCGGAGTTCCTGCGCTACGGCTCGATCCACCGCAACTCGTACCTCAACACCCCCGCGTCGCTCACGCCGCACCTCTCGCTCAAGGACGATCCGCAGGTGCTGTTTGCCGGGCAGCTGACGGGGGTCGAGGGATACACGGAGAGCTCGGCGACGGGGCTGTTGGCGGGGATCAACCTCTCGCGAATGCTGCGTGGCGAGCCGGCGGTGGTCCCGCCGCCGTTGACGATGCTCGGGGCGCTGTACCGCTACCTGCGCGAGGCCGACCCGCGCCACTTCCAGCCGATGAATGCCAACTTCGGGCTCATGGAGGAGCTGCCGGACCCGCCGCGCGACAAGCGGCTCAAGAAGGAGCGCATCTCGGCGCGCGCGTTAGGCGCGCTGGCGACGTGGATGGCCGAGGTCGGGATCGGGGCGGTGGAGGCGGGTCGTGAGCGCTGA
- the topA gene encoding type I DNA topoisomerase, with amino-acid sequence MARPAAKKKTAKRSAAKKTTTAAKKGAKRAVPVEPEVEEPIAAGTAALVIVESPAKAKTIGKYLGRGYRVKATVGHVRDLPEKKLGIDVDKGFEPEYVTIAGKEKTLADLKAAARESTAVFIATDPDREGEAIGWHVAEQIRRKGGAPIRRILFHEITKEAVRAAMDRPRDIDMKLVDAQQARRVLDRLVGYKASPLLWKTVKKGLSAGRVQTVALRLIVEREREIRAFRAQEYWSVAAELAKGGQRFTAKLHSIDEKKVEIPNGAMATGIVDDVTKAAAALAASLKAAARGTLGVFPVHDVKRRERRKNPAAPFTTSTLQQEAAKKLGFGSKRTMRLAQDLYEGIELGKDEGAVGLISYMRTDSTRVAESAAVQAREVLERELKLGKEYLAPAPQLYGSTSARGQAAQAANAQDAHESVRPTDPSRTPDSVRKYLKEDQFKLYQLIWQRFMASQMAPAIFDTTTIDFRVDGDAPAKGAAPQYQFRATGSVVKFPGFLALYREAREEGDGKALEDEQALPACEVGEKIPLNAITPNQHFTEPPPRFSEASLVKELERLGIGRPSTYASIISTLADRRYVLLEQRRFTPTSLGESVEKVMVKQFPNVFNVGFTSEMEGELDKIEDGSLEWRRVLKDFWSPFEESLADVDVSALIGEAHDLSALATEKCPKCGGKLMPKGGFFGPFVACENHPKTCDYTRPVSGERKPAVLTDYKCHECGAPMVVRHGRTGDFLGCSKFPKCRGTRSMPTGVHCPKDNGEIAQRRSKARGKTFFGCENYPNCDFVIWDKPVAETCPECGYVGAEAKSNKTRGEYRRCLKCQNEWDAARPEEEVVAAV; translated from the coding sequence GTGGCGCGTCCAGCGGCCAAGAAGAAGACGGCCAAGCGTTCGGCGGCGAAGAAGACCACGACGGCCGCCAAGAAGGGGGCCAAGCGTGCCGTGCCGGTGGAGCCCGAGGTTGAGGAGCCGATTGCTGCGGGGACCGCGGCGCTCGTCATCGTCGAGTCGCCGGCCAAGGCCAAGACCATCGGGAAGTATCTGGGGCGCGGCTATCGCGTGAAGGCGACGGTTGGCCACGTGCGTGACCTCCCGGAGAAGAAGCTCGGCATCGACGTCGACAAGGGCTTCGAGCCCGAGTACGTCACGATTGCCGGGAAGGAAAAGACGCTCGCCGATCTCAAGGCTGCGGCCAGGGAATCGACCGCCGTCTTCATCGCCACCGACCCTGATCGCGAGGGGGAGGCGATCGGCTGGCACGTCGCCGAACAGATTCGCCGGAAGGGCGGGGCACCGATCCGTCGCATCCTCTTCCACGAGATCACCAAGGAAGCGGTGCGCGCGGCGATGGACCGTCCGCGCGACATCGACATGAAGCTCGTCGACGCGCAGCAGGCGCGCCGCGTGCTCGATCGCCTGGTGGGCTACAAGGCGTCGCCGCTGCTCTGGAAGACGGTCAAGAAGGGGCTGTCGGCGGGGCGCGTGCAGACCGTCGCGCTGCGACTCATCGTCGAGCGCGAACGCGAGATCCGCGCGTTCCGGGCGCAGGAGTACTGGTCGGTGGCGGCGGAACTCGCCAAGGGCGGACAGCGCTTCACCGCCAAGCTCCATTCCATCGACGAGAAGAAGGTGGAGATCCCCAACGGCGCGATGGCGACGGGGATCGTCGACGACGTCACGAAGGCGGCGGCGGCGCTCGCCGCGTCGCTCAAGGCGGCGGCGCGTGGTACGTTAGGCGTCTTCCCGGTGCACGACGTCAAGCGTCGCGAGCGCCGCAAGAACCCGGCAGCGCCGTTCACCACCTCGACGCTGCAGCAGGAAGCGGCCAAGAAGCTCGGCTTCGGCTCCAAGCGCACCATGCGCCTGGCGCAGGATCTCTACGAGGGGATCGAGCTGGGGAAGGACGAGGGGGCGGTCGGCCTCATCTCGTACATGCGTACCGACTCGACGCGCGTCGCCGAGAGCGCGGCGGTGCAGGCGCGCGAGGTGCTGGAGCGCGAACTCAAGCTGGGGAAGGAATACCTGGCCCCCGCGCCGCAGCTCTACGGCTCGACGTCGGCGCGCGGGCAGGCGGCGCAGGCCGCCAACGCCCAGGACGCGCACGAAAGCGTGCGCCCCACCGACCCGAGCCGCACGCCGGACTCGGTGCGGAAGTACCTCAAGGAAGACCAGTTCAAGCTCTACCAGCTCATCTGGCAGCGCTTCATGGCGTCGCAGATGGCGCCGGCGATCTTCGACACCACGACCATCGACTTCCGCGTCGATGGCGACGCCCCGGCCAAGGGGGCGGCGCCGCAGTACCAGTTCCGCGCCACGGGGAGCGTCGTGAAGTTCCCCGGCTTCCTTGCGTTGTATCGCGAAGCGCGCGAGGAGGGCGATGGCAAGGCGCTCGAGGACGAGCAGGCGCTCCCCGCGTGCGAGGTGGGGGAGAAGATCCCGCTCAACGCCATCACGCCGAACCAGCACTTCACCGAGCCGCCGCCGCGCTTTTCCGAGGCGTCGCTGGTGAAGGAGCTCGAGCGCCTGGGAATCGGGCGCCCGTCCACGTACGCGTCGATCATCTCGACGCTCGCCGACCGGCGCTACGTGCTGCTCGAGCAGCGCCGCTTCACCCCCACGTCGTTAGGCGAGAGCGTGGAGAAGGTGATGGTGAAGCAGTTCCCCAACGTCTTCAACGTCGGCTTCACCTCCGAGATGGAGGGGGAGCTGGACAAGATCGAGGACGGGTCGCTCGAATGGCGGCGCGTGCTCAAGGACTTCTGGAGCCCGTTCGAGGAGTCGCTCGCCGACGTCGACGTCTCGGCGCTCATCGGCGAGGCGCACGACCTCTCCGCGCTGGCCACCGAGAAGTGCCCCAAGTGCGGCGGGAAGCTCATGCCGAAGGGGGGCTTCTTCGGGCCGTTCGTGGCCTGCGAGAATCATCCCAAGACGTGCGACTACACGCGCCCGGTCTCGGGCGAGCGCAAGCCGGCGGTCCTCACCGACTACAAGTGCCACGAGTGCGGCGCGCCGATGGTGGTGCGCCACGGGCGCACGGGCGACTTCCTGGGGTGCTCCAAGTTCCCCAAGTGTCGCGGCACGCGCTCCATGCCGACCGGCGTGCACTGTCCCAAGGACAACGGGGAGATCGCCCAGCGCCGCAGCAAGGCGCGCGGCAAGACCTTCTTCGGCTGCGAGAACTATCCCAACTGCGACTTCGTCATCTGGGACAAGCCGGTCGCCGAGACCTGCCCGGAGTGCGGCTACGTCGGCGCCGAGGCCAAGTCCAACAAGACGCGCGGCGAGTACCGCCGCTGCCTCAAGTGCCAGAACGAGTGGGACGCCGCGCGCCCGGAAGAGGAAGTGGTGGCCGCGGTGTAG
- the aroC gene encoding chorismate synthase — protein sequence MLRFTTAGESHGPALVSILEGLPAGIPLTAEQVNADLARRQQGYGRGRRMQIEKDEIEFLSGVRAGETLGGPVAMLIRNRDWKNWVEIMDPAVRADDAEGPRKRVVTRPRPGHADLAGLLKYDRDDARDILERASARETTARVAAGAICRQLLCAFGVRVGSHLVHLGGIDAVIPDRLPHELNVVSDASPLRTLDADAEARMIALVDDAKKQGNTLGGICEVVVTGLPVGLGSHVSWDRKLDGRIAAAVMSIPAVKGVEIGLGFEAARRTGAQVHDEMDAAAGRTRAGNVQRRSNRAGGLEGGITTGEPLVVRVAMKPIATLMRPLGTVDIPTGEAAAAVAERSDVTAVPAMGVIAEAMIAFVLAQAWLEKFGGDSLGETRRNVEGYLAQVAQRVGSGRLAEAAAPDERSAEGSAAGRE from the coding sequence ATGCTTCGTTTCACCACCGCGGGCGAGTCACACGGCCCGGCACTCGTGTCCATCCTCGAAGGGCTGCCGGCGGGGATCCCGCTCACGGCCGAGCAGGTCAACGCCGACCTCGCGCGCCGGCAGCAGGGCTACGGGCGCGGGCGCCGCATGCAGATCGAGAAGGACGAGATCGAGTTCCTTTCGGGGGTGCGCGCGGGCGAAACGCTCGGCGGCCCGGTCGCCATGCTCATCCGCAACCGCGACTGGAAGAACTGGGTCGAGATCATGGATCCAGCCGTGCGCGCCGACGACGCCGAAGGGCCGCGCAAGCGCGTGGTGACCCGTCCGCGCCCCGGGCACGCCGACCTGGCCGGTCTCCTCAAGTACGACCGCGACGATGCGCGCGACATCCTCGAGCGCGCCTCGGCGCGCGAAACCACGGCGCGCGTCGCCGCCGGAGCCATCTGTCGCCAGCTGCTGTGCGCCTTTGGGGTGCGCGTCGGCTCGCACCTCGTGCACCTGGGCGGGATCGATGCCGTCATCCCCGACCGCCTCCCGCACGAGCTCAACGTTGTGAGCGATGCGTCGCCGCTGCGCACGCTCGACGCCGACGCCGAGGCGCGCATGATCGCGCTGGTCGACGACGCGAAGAAGCAGGGCAACACGTTAGGCGGGATCTGCGAGGTCGTCGTGACCGGGCTCCCCGTGGGGCTCGGCTCGCACGTCTCGTGGGATCGCAAGCTCGACGGGCGCATCGCCGCCGCGGTCATGTCGATCCCCGCGGTGAAGGGGGTGGAGATCGGGCTCGGCTTCGAGGCGGCGCGCCGTACCGGGGCGCAGGTGCACGACGAGATGGATGCCGCCGCCGGGCGCACGCGCGCCGGCAACGTGCAGCGCCGGAGCAACCGCGCCGGCGGGCTCGAAGGCGGGATCACGACCGGTGAACCGCTGGTCGTGCGCGTGGCGATGAAGCCGATCGCCACGCTCATGCGCCCGTTAGGCACGGTCGACATCCCCACCGGCGAGGCGGCCGCCGCGGTCGCCGAGCGATCGGACGTGACCGCCGTCCCGGCCATGGGGGTGATCGCCGAGGCGATGATCGCCTTCGTCCTCGCGCAGGCCTGGCTCGAGAAATTCGGCGGCGACTCGCTCGGCGAGACGCGACGCAACGTGGAGGGGTATCTCGCGCAGGTGGCGCAGCGCGTGGGGAGCGGGCGCCTCGCCGAGGCGGCGGCGCCGGACGAGCGGTCGGCCGAGGGGAGTGCCGCCGGGCGTGAGTGA
- a CDS encoding shikimate kinase — protein MLVGLPGAGKSTLGPLVAARLGLPFVDLDREIERASGTAIAEMFARDGEPIFRKWEREVTARLAGATPSVVAPGGGWIMQPGVAALLRPPGRILHLRVSPATAIERMGNEVALRPLLRGSDPLATLTALERERRPSYDAADAVLDTEALSLQELVSQAAALASSWGVGVG, from the coding sequence ATCCTGGTCGGGCTCCCCGGGGCCGGCAAGTCGACGCTTGGCCCCCTCGTGGCGGCGCGGCTCGGCCTTCCGTTCGTCGACCTCGACCGGGAGATCGAGCGGGCGAGCGGAACGGCGATCGCCGAGATGTTCGCCCGCGACGGCGAGCCGATATTCCGGAAGTGGGAGCGCGAGGTGACCGCGCGGCTCGCCGGGGCCACGCCGAGTGTCGTGGCGCCCGGGGGCGGGTGGATCATGCAACCCGGGGTCGCGGCGCTCCTCCGCCCGCCGGGACGCATCCTCCACCTGCGGGTCTCGCCGGCCACCGCGATCGAACGGATGGGGAACGAAGTGGCGCTCCGACCCCTACTTAGGGGGAGCGATCCACTCGCGACATTGACCGCTCTGGAGCGGGAACGACGACCGTCGTATGATGCGGCGGACGCCGTGCTCGACACCGAAGCTCTTTCATTACAAGAACTTGTCTCTCAGGCCGCTGCGCTTGCTTCGTCTTGGGGCGTGGGGGTAGGTTAG
- a CDS encoding tyrosine recombinase XerC, translating into MSADEPAVAPRPVELSDFLIHLEKERDVSPHTLTAYARDLDAFVTYLSQQRGIEAFSWDGVDRLTMRGYLGFLTRKGLSKRSIARALSALRTFYRFLQREEIVDANPARAVGSPKLDKYLPGYLDRAQVDLLFQAAEARAWEGEFPDVRNFAILELFYSTGLRLSELRGISTGDLDLVSQQVKVRGKGRKERIVPIGDHAQRALRNYESKRDELLRLVGTGADRRAFFLSRTGKRMSARGIQLVVTKFLDQVDEDAGLSTHSLRHTFATHLLDAGADLRAVQELLGHASISTTQIYTHTSVERLKQVYEKAHPRA; encoded by the coding sequence GTGAGCGCTGACGAACCAGCGGTCGCCCCGCGCCCCGTCGAGCTGAGCGACTTCCTCATCCACCTCGAGAAGGAACGCGACGTTTCGCCGCACACCCTCACGGCGTACGCCCGCGACCTCGACGCCTTCGTCACGTACCTCAGCCAGCAGCGTGGTATCGAGGCCTTCTCCTGGGACGGCGTCGACCGCCTCACCATGCGTGGCTACCTCGGCTTCCTCACGCGCAAGGGCTTGAGCAAGCGCTCGATCGCGCGCGCCCTCTCGGCGCTGCGCACCTTCTATCGCTTTCTGCAGCGCGAGGAGATCGTCGATGCCAACCCGGCCCGTGCCGTCGGCTCGCCCAAGCTGGACAAGTACCTCCCGGGCTACCTCGATCGGGCACAGGTCGACCTCCTCTTCCAGGCGGCCGAGGCGCGGGCGTGGGAGGGCGAGTTCCCCGACGTGCGCAACTTCGCCATCCTCGAGCTGTTCTATTCCACCGGATTGCGGCTGTCGGAGCTGCGCGGCATCAGCACCGGCGACCTCGACCTCGTCTCGCAGCAGGTCAAGGTGCGGGGCAAGGGGCGCAAGGAGCGCATCGTCCCCATCGGCGACCACGCGCAGCGCGCGCTGCGCAACTACGAGTCCAAGCGCGACGAGTTGCTCCGGCTGGTGGGAACGGGGGCCGACCGGCGGGCCTTCTTCCTCTCACGGACCGGCAAGCGCATGAGCGCGCGCGGGATCCAGCTGGTGGTGACGAAGTTTCTCGACCAAGTGGACGAGGACGCAGGACTATCGACGCACTCGCTCCGCCATACCTTCGCCACGCACCTGCTCGACGCCGGCGCCGACCTGCGCGCCGTCCAGGAGCTCCTCGGACACGCCAGCATCTCCACCACGCAGATCTACACGCACACCAGCGTCGAACGCCTCAAGCAGGTGTACGAGAAGGCCCACCCCCGCGCCTAA
- the hslU gene encoding ATP-dependent protease ATPase subunit HslU: MSSRIEQALARLADLTPRQIVAELDRYIVGQHDAKKSVAIALRNRWRRQRAPEPIRTEISPNNIILIGPTGVGKTEIARRLARLSGAPFVKVEASKFTEVGYVGRDVESMVRDLVESAIDMVRTEREGEIEDLAHERVDERILDLLLPVPNEAKQAPPAAAPDASSASNVFVVSSTGTVQQEKEADAARERYQRTRDKLRQLLKDGQLEGREVEVEVAQAASPVLDVMTPQGAPEGMESFSEMLKDMLPKRTKKRLMKVAEARRILLEQELDKLIDKEDLITDALDRVEKMGIIFLDEIDKIAGARGESHGPDVSREGVQRDLLPIVEGSNVQTKYGMVKTDHVLFIAAGAFHVSKPSDLIPELQGRFPIRVELKPLTEADFVRIMTEPENALTKQYAALVESEGASLTFTEDGVAEIARLAALANVRMENIGARRLHTVMTTLLEEVLFTLPDPDTKAVTVDRAMVQGRLKGVLEDEDLRKYIL, encoded by the coding sequence ATGAGCTCCCGAATTGAGCAGGCCCTCGCCCGCCTCGCCGACCTGACCCCGCGCCAGATCGTCGCCGAGCTCGATCGCTACATCGTCGGCCAGCACGACGCGAAGAAGTCGGTCGCCATCGCGCTGCGCAATCGCTGGCGGCGGCAGCGCGCCCCCGAGCCGATCCGCACCGAGATCTCGCCGAACAACATCATCCTCATCGGCCCCACCGGCGTGGGGAAGACCGAGATCGCCCGCCGGCTGGCGCGCCTCTCCGGCGCCCCGTTCGTGAAGGTCGAGGCCTCGAAGTTCACCGAGGTGGGCTACGTGGGGCGCGACGTCGAGTCGATGGTGCGCGACCTCGTGGAGAGCGCGATCGACATGGTGCGCACCGAGCGCGAGGGCGAGATCGAGGACCTCGCCCACGAGCGCGTGGATGAGCGCATCCTCGATCTCCTCCTCCCGGTCCCCAACGAAGCAAAGCAGGCGCCGCCCGCCGCGGCCCCCGACGCCTCGTCCGCGAGCAACGTCTTTGTCGTCTCGTCCACCGGGACGGTGCAGCAGGAGAAGGAGGCCGACGCCGCGCGCGAGCGCTACCAGCGCACGCGCGACAAGCTGCGCCAGCTCCTCAAGGACGGACAGCTCGAGGGACGCGAAGTGGAGGTCGAGGTGGCGCAGGCCGCCTCACCGGTGCTCGACGTCATGACGCCGCAGGGCGCCCCCGAGGGGATGGAGTCGTTCAGCGAGATGCTGAAGGACATGCTCCCTAAGCGCACCAAGAAGCGCCTGATGAAGGTCGCCGAGGCCCGTCGCATCCTGCTCGAGCAGGAGCTCGACAAGTTGATCGACAAGGAAGACCTCATCACCGACGCCCTCGATCGCGTGGAGAAGATGGGGATCATCTTCCTCGACGAGATCGACAAGATCGCCGGGGCGCGCGGCGAATCGCACGGCCCCGACGTCTCGCGCGAAGGGGTGCAGCGCGACCTGCTGCCGATCGTTGAAGGGTCCAACGTGCAGACCAAGTATGGCATGGTGAAGACCGATCACGTCCTCTTCATCGCCGCCGGCGCCTTCCACGTGAGCAAGCCGAGCGACCTGATCCCGGAACTGCAGGGGCGCTTCCCGATCCGTGTCGAGCTCAAGCCGCTCACCGAGGCCGACTTCGTGCGCATCATGACCGAGCCGGAGAACGCGCTCACCAAGCAGTACGCCGCGCTGGTCGAGTCGGAGGGGGCATCGCTCACCTTCACCGAGGACGGCGTCGCCGAGATCGCGCGGCTGGCCGCACTGGCCAACGTGCGCATGGAGAACATCGGCGCCCGCCGGCTGCACACGGTGATGACCACGCTGCTCGAGGAGGTGCTCTTCACCCTCCCCGATCCCGACACCAAGGCGGTCACGGTCGATCGGGCGATGGTGCAGGGGCGCCTCAAGGGAGTGCTCGAGGACGAGGACCTGCGGAAGTACATCCTCTAG
- the hslV gene encoding ATP-dependent protease subunit HslV has protein sequence MSSSFPGFHATTILAVRRDGRLAIGGDGQVTQGDTVMKARAQKVRTLANGRVVAGFAGATADAFTLFDKFEEKLERYSGNLPRAAVELAREWRSDRVLRRLEALLIVADTTNGFLLSGTGDVIEPDDGILAIGSGGSYALAAARALVANTALTPAEVVRKSLEIAGDICVYTNQNITVLEPTS, from the coding sequence ATGTCGTCTTCCTTCCCCGGCTTCCACGCCACGACCATCCTCGCCGTCCGCCGCGACGGCCGGCTCGCCATCGGTGGCGACGGCCAGGTCACGCAGGGCGACACCGTCATGAAGGCGCGCGCCCAGAAGGTCCGCACCCTCGCCAACGGGCGCGTGGTCGCCGGCTTCGCCGGCGCCACCGCCGACGCCTTCACCCTCTTCGACAAGTTCGAGGAGAAGCTGGAGCGCTACAGCGGCAACCTCCCGCGCGCCGCGGTGGAACTCGCGCGTGAGTGGCGCAGCGACCGCGTCCTGCGGCGCCTCGAGGCGCTGCTCATCGTCGCCGACACCACCAACGGCTTCCTGCTCTCCGGCACGGGCGACGTCATCGAACCCGACGACGGCATCCTCGCCATCGGGTCGGGCGGGAGCTACGCCCTCGCGGCCGCCCGTGCCCTCGTCGCGAACACCGCCCTCACCCCGGCCGAGGTCGTGCGCAAGAGCCTCGAGATCGCCGGCGACATCTGCGTCTACACCAACCAGAACATCACGGTGCTCGAACCGACGAGTTGA
- a CDS encoding DUF494 family protein: MDDRLAHLLSQLRERFPADADVSEVEEFLTSEGYNRREIGEIVSAWVSEISPVAESRPASAATTVPFRVLGPHERGRFTTEAWGHLLSLTNAGMVSAAELEGVIDRAMSQVDGRIALDDLRTLMESGGLDDIGPPPDHVTIH; the protein is encoded by the coding sequence ATGGACGATCGTTTGGCACACCTCCTGTCGCAGCTCCGCGAGCGATTTCCGGCGGACGCGGATGTGTCGGAGGTCGAGGAATTCCTGACGTCGGAAGGGTACAATCGGCGTGAAATCGGTGAGATTGTCTCGGCGTGGGTGTCCGAGATTTCGCCGGTCGCCGAGTCCCGGCCGGCGTCCGCTGCCACGACGGTGCCGTTTCGGGTGCTCGGGCCGCACGAACGCGGGCGATTCACGACCGAGGCCTGGGGCCACCTCCTCTCGCTGACCAACGCGGGGATGGTGAGCGCCGCCGAGCTGGAAGGCGTGATCGACCGCGCCATGTCACAGGTCGATGGGCGCATCGCCCTCGATGATCTTCGCACGCTCATGGAGTCGGGCGGGCTCGATGATATCGGCCCACCCCCCGACCACGTGACCATACATTGA